The genomic stretch GAAGTTGACGGATTCGATCGGTAGGGCCTTTCCCCTGAGCGCGAGCTCCACCAGCTCGGGCAGTTGATCCGCTCCCACGTCGGTACGCACTATGTCACTGCCCGCCTCAGCAAGGTCGACGAACCTGGTCGCAACAGTGCCAGGATCGAGCTGTTTGGCCATGGCAGCCATGACGCACTTCTGCCGCGTCATGCGTTCATAGTCATCGGAGTCGGCCCGAGAACGAGCGAACCACAGCGCATGGTAACCGTCGAGGTGGACGTTTTTCCCCGGCTCGATCCAGCCGTAGATCTCCGACCCGACCCCTCCAATGGGCACTCTTTTCCCAATGTCGAGGCTGATTCCACCCATGGCATCAACGAGGTCTTGAAAGCCGGCGAGGTCCACCATGGCGTAGTAGTTGAGCTCCACTCCCAGGGTCTCCGCGACCGCTTCCTTCATCGCGGCCAGACCGGCTTCTCTCCCCGGGTAGAGGTCAGCATGTTCCTGCCCCAGGGTGTAGACGCCGTTCAACATGCACTCTTCATCGCACCGGAAACCATCAGGGTAGAGCTTCGCCAGCGGCGACGAGGACGGGAAGGGGACGCCAACAAGGTTCCGGGGCAGCCCAAACACGACTGTCCGTCCCGTCTCAGCGTCGATGGATGCGACGTTGATCGAATCAGGCCGGATCCCCTCCCTGTCGGCAGCCGCGTCCACGCCGAGAAGCAAAATGTTGTAGCGGCCCTGCTTGACCTGACTGTCGCCACCACCCGTGAAGACATCGGAGACGTACCCAGCGGCGGTGAAGGCACTGGTGAGCAGGTTGGTTCCTATACCGGCCACCACGGCCAGGAGGAGACACGTCCCGGTCAGAACCAGACGGGCTCGGCGTTTCAGGTCCGGTGGACGCGACAGGCGCCAGGCATCGAACAGCAGAGCCAACCAGCCCAGGAACAGTACCCAGACCATGATCCTCATGACCGCAGCGACTGCTCCGTTGAGAAACAACCCGATGGTCGGTCCCCGCCAGAACAATAACCCCAGTCCGGCCAGCAGAGCGCAGGTCACAAGCACCCCCCAGATACGCAGTACCGCACGCCCCACCCTACGGTTCCCCGCCACGTACTGAGCAGCTCCAGGCAGGAGGACCGTCAGAAGGATGAGCCCAGTGGCGCGCCTGTTCCGTACAGCGGTATCGGGGGCAATCATGGCGGCTCCATGGACAGACAACAAGGAATTCCGGGGTGCCACGGTCTGATGGGGCAGCCGCAATGACCATCACCGCGACGAGCCAGCGAAACGAATGGCAAGGATGGCACCGGGTCGCACTTCCAGCAAGAGTGACTCAACCGGCCTACCCCGGACATTCGCACCATTGGCACACCCCCGTCCGTGGGACCTTGTACAAGGGTGGACCGCTGGCGACTGCCTCACCGGCAGGCACGCCGCCGAGCTGGCGAATCCTTCCGAAGGGTAACCTTGCATACCATGAGCGACCACGATCACAATTCCGACCTTGACTGGTTGTACCGCCGCGACCAGAAGCCGGACCAGAATCGTGGGTACCCGGCATCCTCCCGACCGGAACCACAGCCCTACCCTTCCCATCAGTCACCACCTCGACCGGAACCACAGCCCTACCCGCGAAGTATTCCGAGCACCGAACAGCAGGCTCCCTACCGGTCAGCAGCACCACAGCAACCGCTGGGATACACCCAGCCCTCACCACACACCCGACCTCCGAAAATACGTGGCCCCAAGCGCCGTCATCCGATCAGACGTCTGGTTCTCACTCTGATCATCGCCTGGCTGGCATTCATGATCGGAACTCCCATATATGCCTGGAGCATCGGCAACAAGGTAGAAACCGCCCCCGGGAGTGATCGGCCCGCCGAGCAACCCGGCACCGCCGTCTTGCTGGTGGGCTCGGACGGGCGCGACAAACTCACCGAACAGCAGCGCGGCGAACTCGGCACCGGAGACACCGAGGGGCAACGCACGGACAGCATGATGCTGCTGTACAAACCTCCCTCCGGGAAATCCGCCATGATTTCACTGCCCCGCGATTCCTGGGTTGATGTACCCGGGCACGGTAAGGCGAAATTGAACGCTGCCTACTCCTGGGGTGGAGCTCCGCTACTGATCCGCACCATCGAGTCCAACACGGGTATCCGAATAGACGGCTATCTCGAGGTTGGCTTCCTGGGCGTGGTCGAGGCTGTGGACGCGGTGGGAGGCATCGAGATCTGCCCGGAAAAGGCCATCAACGACAAGGACGCCCACCTGGATCTCCCTGCGGGCTGCCAAAACATCAACGGGAAAACCGCCCTCGGGTACGTCCGGATGCGCAAGTCCGACCAAACCGGCGACATCGGTCGCATGATGCGCCAACGCGAAGTGATCGGGAAGGTCGCCAAAAAAGCCCTGAACCCATTGACCCTTCTCAATCCTTTCTCCTACTGGAAACTGAACATGGCTGCGGCCCACACCTTGCTGCGGGGCTCCGAAACCGGCTTCGGTGAAGTAGTGGGAGGGGCCGAGGTGTTCCTGAGCTCCGCCACAGGTTCCGGATATTCCCTCAGCGTGCCGGTCTCCGACGCGAACGCCAGTCGCGGTGGCCAGAGCGTGATGCTCTGGGACCAGCAAGCCAGTCAGGAGGTTTTCGCCACCGTGATCGCGGGTAACACCGATCCCTTGGCA from Arachnia propionica encodes the following:
- a CDS encoding LCP family protein, encoding MIAPDTAVRNRRATGLILLTVLLPGAAQYVAGNRRVGRAVLRIWGVLVTCALLAGLGLLFWRGPTIGLFLNGAVAAVMRIMVWVLFLGWLALLFDAWRLSRPPDLKRRARLVLTGTCLLLAVVAGIGTNLLTSAFTAAGYVSDVFTGGGDSQVKQGRYNILLLGVDAAADREGIRPDSINVASIDAETGRTVVFGLPRNLVGVPFPSSSPLAKLYPDGFRCDEECMLNGVYTLGQEHADLYPGREAGLAAMKEAVAETLGVELNYYAMVDLAGFQDLVDAMGGISLDIGKRVPIGGVGSEIYGWIEPGKNVHLDGYHALWFARSRADSDDYERMTRQKCVMAAMAKQLDPGTVATRFVDLAEAGSDIVRTDVGADQLPELVELALRGKALPIESVNFAPPLIRTSSPDFALIRRTVAETIEASEAEDASATSMSSSTSSPASDPPAPTEKISAPGSGATSDNSPSPSLAPRAETPVCRVS
- a CDS encoding LCP family protein, which gives rise to MSDHDHNSDLDWLYRRDQKPDQNRGYPASSRPEPQPYPSHQSPPRPEPQPYPRSIPSTEQQAPYRSAAPQQPLGYTQPSPHTRPPKIRGPKRRHPIRRLVLTLIIAWLAFMIGTPIYAWSIGNKVETAPGSDRPAEQPGTAVLLVGSDGRDKLTEQQRGELGTGDTEGQRTDSMMLLYKPPSGKSAMISLPRDSWVDVPGHGKAKLNAAYSWGGAPLLIRTIESNTGIRIDGYLEVGFLGVVEAVDAVGGIEICPEKAINDKDAHLDLPAGCQNINGKTALGYVRMRKSDQTGDIGRMMRQREVIGKVAKKALNPLTLLNPFSYWKLNMAAAHTLLRGSETGFGEVVGGAEVFLSSATGSGYSLSVPVSDANASRGGQSVMLWDQQASQEVFATVIAGNTDPLAKYSH